One stretch of Anas acuta chromosome W, bAnaAcu1.1, whole genome shotgun sequence DNA includes these proteins:
- the LOC137846908 gene encoding olfactory receptor 14C36-like — MYFFLLNLALLNLGCISTTLPKAMANALWDTRAISYQGCAAQVLFFVFFFGSEFSILTIMAYDRYVAICKPLHYGSLLGSRACAQMAAAAWGSGFLNAVLHTANTFSLPLCRGNAVDQFFCEIPHILKLSCSDAYLREAGALVFSVSLVFNCFVFIVVSYMQIFRAVLRMPSSQGRHKAFSTCLPHLAVVSLFVSTAIFAYLKPPSISSPSVDLMVAILYSVLPPAVNPFIYSMRNQELKHAVWKLFYNSFFSINNVHKILIGFLQTNTLSANS, encoded by the coding sequence atgtatttcttcctgctcaacctcgccctcctcaacctgggctgcatctctaccactctgcccaaagccatggccaatgccctctgggacaccagggccatctcctatcaagggtGTGCTGCACAAGTcctcttttttgtcttcttctttgGTTCAGAGTTTTCAATTCTCACtatcatggcctacgaccgctacgttgccatctgcaagcccctgcactacgggagcctcctaggcagcagagcttgtgcccagatggcagcagctgcctggggcagtggctttctcaatgctgtcctgcacacggccaacacattttcccttcccctctgccgaggcaatgctgtggaccagttcttctgtgaaatcccccacatcctcaagctctcctgctcagatgcctacctcagggaagctggggcacttgtgtttagtgtttctttagtttttaattgttttgttttcattgtggtgtcctatatgcagatcttcagggcagtgctgagaaTGCCCTCTTctcagggccggcacaaagccttttccacatgcctccctcacctggctgtggtctccctcttTGTCAGCACTGCCATATTTGcttacctgaagcccccctccatctcttccccatccgTGGACCTGATGGTGGCTATTCTCTACTCGGtgttgcctccagcagtgaatcccttcatttacagcatgaggaatCAGGAGCTCAAACATGCAGTGTGGAAACTATTTTATAACTCTTTCTTCAGCATTAATAATGTGCATAAAATACTAATAGGATTTCTGCAAACAAACACTCTTAGTGCAAATTcttga